One part of the Lysobacterales bacterium genome encodes these proteins:
- a CDS encoding DUF4156 domain-containing protein, whose translation MSRFVRVALVTSLVALLPACTWVKIEAGAKEIRVVDINADMGRCGSMLSEISVSVRDRVGFVDRNAIKVRDELETLARNQAAGGQGDTLKPLAEPLNGEQTFGTWRCAGGTPPAAQATRPQAETRPSNFEEVEVIPLED comes from the coding sequence ATGTCTCGTTTCGTTCGCGTTGCACTCGTCACCAGCCTTGTCGCCCTGCTGCCGGCCTGTACCTGGGTCAAGATCGAAGCCGGGGCCAAAGAGATCCGCGTGGTCGACATCAATGCTGACATGGGCCGCTGCGGCAGCATGCTGAGCGAGATCTCGGTGAGCGTGCGCGACCGCGTGGGCTTCGTCGACCGCAATGCGATCAAGGTGCGCGACGAGCTGGAGACGCTGGCGCGCAACCAGGCGGCCGGTGGCCAGGGCGATACGCTGAAGCCGCTGGCCGAACCGCTCAACGGCGAGCAGACCTTCGGCACCTGGCGCTGCGCTGGCGGCACCCCGCCGGCGGCGCAGGCCACTCGGCCCCAGGCCGAGACGCGGCCGTCCAACTTCGAGGAAGTGGAAGTCATTCCGCTGGAAGACTGA
- a CDS encoding SDR family oxidoreductase has translation MTASRWRLDGQVALITGASWGIGLACARELGALGARLLLVAREGERLAAVQAELEDDIAGLECSTFAADLAQPEERIALLDWIEDRGEALSILVNNAGTNDSRAAVDYEDAQWRAIVELNLAAPFELCRLAYPLLRQHAQSSIVNIGSVSGLNHVRTGAPYGMSKAGLHQLSRNLACEWAEDGIRVNTVAPWYIRTRRTSPKLADPDYLDEVIARTPMRRVGEPEEVAAAVAFLCLPAASYVTGQCIAVDGGFSEYGF, from the coding sequence ATGACTGCATCGCGCTGGCGTTTGGATGGCCAGGTGGCCTTGATTACCGGCGCCAGCTGGGGCATCGGGCTGGCCTGCGCGCGCGAGCTGGGCGCGCTCGGCGCGCGCCTGCTGCTGGTGGCGCGCGAGGGCGAGCGCCTGGCGGCCGTGCAGGCTGAGCTGGAGGACGACATCGCCGGCCTCGAATGCTCGACCTTCGCCGCCGATCTGGCCCAGCCCGAGGAGCGCATCGCCCTGTTGGATTGGATCGAGGATCGCGGCGAGGCGCTGTCGATCCTGGTCAACAACGCCGGCACCAACGACAGCCGCGCGGCGGTGGACTACGAGGATGCGCAGTGGCGGGCGATCGTCGAGCTAAACCTGGCCGCCCCCTTCGAGCTGTGCCGGCTGGCCTATCCGCTGCTGCGGCAGCATGCGCAGTCGAGCATCGTCAACATCGGCTCGGTGTCGGGCCTCAACCATGTGCGCACCGGCGCGCCCTACGGCATGAGCAAGGCCGGCCTGCACCAACTCTCGCGCAACTTGGCCTGCGAGTGGGCCGAGGACGGCATTCGCGTCAACACGGTTGCGCCCTGGTACATCCGCACGCGCCGCACCTCGCCCAAGCTGGCGGACCCGGACTATCTCGATGAAGTCATCGCGCGCACGCCGATGCGGCGGGTGGGCGAGCCGGAGGAGGTCGCAGCGGCGGTGGCCTTCCTGTGCCTGCCGGCGGCGAGCTACGTCACCGGCCAGTGCATCGCGGTGGACGGCGGTTTCAGCGAGTACGGCTTCTGA
- a CDS encoding NAD-dependent protein deacylase, with the protein MRDIDLSSEPLPGGLQDALRGAQRPLLLTGAGMSAESGIATFRGDEDSLWPRFDPMRLATPEAFDADPPLVWAWYRWRMAKIALARPHAGHRALAALAQLKPGLVLATQNVDDLHERAGSTGVLHLHGRIAATRCRDCDADQPIAIDPAWADSPVLRAAPPSCSVCGGPLRPGVVWFGESLPADEFTAAGRAARAADLVLVVGTSGLVHPAAGLPDIAPAICPRYEINPQPSALSARMDGVWRATAAQALPQLLVALEVSQSRDPGRRAPCISARVKTRHTPGTEGYADRLSLSHGPAPLSADASRPLIAAVGQDPPYT; encoded by the coding sequence ATGCGTGACATCGATCTTTCGTCCGAACCCCTGCCCGGGGGGCTGCAGGACGCCTTGCGCGGCGCGCAGCGCCCGCTACTGCTGACCGGCGCCGGCATGTCGGCGGAGAGCGGCATCGCCACCTTTCGCGGCGACGAGGACAGCCTGTGGCCGCGCTTCGACCCGATGCGGCTGGCGACGCCCGAAGCCTTCGATGCGGATCCGCCGCTGGTCTGGGCCTGGTACCGCTGGCGGATGGCGAAGATCGCGCTGGCGCGTCCGCACGCCGGCCACCGCGCGCTGGCCGCCCTCGCTCAGCTCAAGCCTGGCCTGGTGCTGGCGACGCAGAACGTCGATGACCTGCACGAGCGCGCCGGCAGCACCGGGGTGCTGCACCTGCACGGGCGCATTGCCGCCACCCGCTGCCGCGACTGCGATGCCGATCAGCCCATCGCCATTGATCCCGCCTGGGCGGATTCGCCCGTGCTGCGCGCGGCACCGCCATCCTGCAGCGTCTGCGGCGGGCCCTTGCGACCTGGCGTGGTCTGGTTCGGCGAGTCGCTGCCGGCGGACGAATTCACCGCCGCCGGACGCGCGGCGCGGGCGGCCGATCTGGTGCTGGTGGTCGGTACGTCGGGCCTCGTGCATCCCGCGGCCGGGCTGCCTGACATCGCGCCCGCGATCTGCCCGCGCTACGAGATCAATCCTCAGCCCTCGGCGCTGAGTGCGCGGATGGACGGCGTGTGGCGCGCGACCGCAGCGCAGGCCTTGCCGCAACTCCTCGTGGCCTTGGAAGTGAGCCAAAGCCGCGACCCCGGGCGCAGGGCGCCCTGCATCTCCGCACGAGTCAAGACACGCCACACCCCTGGGACGGAAGGGTATGCAGATCGGTTGAGTCTCTCGCATGGCCCCGCGCCGCTCAGCGCCGACGCATCGCGGCCCTTGATCGCTGCGGTGGGTCAAGACCCACCCTATACCTGA